One stretch of Periplaneta americana isolate PAMFEO1 chromosome 1, P.americana_PAMFEO1_priV1, whole genome shotgun sequence DNA includes these proteins:
- the LOC138704483 gene encoding uncharacterized protein — protein sequence MATKAVLLVITIIAALVIAQDSPNPSPELCKEICNNPREVKCPGPADASECRSDQVFKANGSLCGCCNACYTKRDLNMVCTSIPQNGEYYLCPEGAYCNYRQVCAKKS from the exons ATGGCG ACCAAGGCGGTGCTTCTGGTAATAACAATTATTGCTGCACTAGTAATCGCTCAGGATTCTCCTAATCCCAGCCCTGAGTTATGTAAAGAAATTTGCAACAACCCCCGAGAAGTGAAATGTCCTGGTCCTGCAGATGCAAGTGAATGCCGTAGCGATCAAGTCTTTAAGGCGAACGGCTCTCTATGCGGATGCTGCAATGCTTGCTACACGAAAAGAG ATCTTAACATGGTCTGTACATCAATTCCACAAAACGGAGAGTATTACCTGTGCCCAGAAGGAGCCTACTGCAACTACCGACAGGTCTGCGCAAAGAAGTCATAA